The Amycolatopsis mongoliensis genome includes a window with the following:
- a CDS encoding glycosyl transferase, producing the protein MAQHSWGTTFSGRSPATLSEPASGHRLLSLDIVLALLALTGGLRVLYLAAPSPALPAEAANVAHAYALGHLTPFTDAGGAGVSPFGWWQLSAYTMVSDAFGRSATALAAVRETMLVAAVAGAVLLWVLARRLGLTRWASAAAVLLLAASPLALGLQRLVVVEHLAVVWALGALVLLTRPDARIRHDVLAAGCLLVAVLTSPLALFFLPAAGWLLVRRAPVRAALVAVLLNLGLGIAFGPAAGILRPHLATAGRPSAADWVALDPAWAVLSTVALVAALAVTSLRPFAVSGLLLAATLAVPGVPHTAVLALLLPVTPLLLAGVVQAVTRQRTPAHRWEAGRRRGTGAALAAAVVVAVVAAGWVYGYPALRPSTDRGGPLSDAQEWVQANASGSRVLVDDAAWAELAKAGWPTGMLVAPAACAVTCPPAEWAVFTADATGLRHRYPALEAAFEDAGAAAVFGTGDRRVTVSRLGLPPADPAAGSESSARAHAGEALQASTRITFTPDAAAVLRAGRADPRLIATIAALAALQPVRVAAFPEVPGEDPAGQPRRRVLLTGGEDGAAAFYTGQRDLFRPASVVRTGGGVLVTYPLFAPPGLLIPFSSR; encoded by the coding sequence ATGGCCCAGCACAGCTGGGGGACGACGTTCTCGGGCCGCTCCCCCGCGACCCTTTCCGAGCCGGCGTCCGGTCACCGGTTGCTGTCACTCGACATCGTGCTCGCGCTGCTGGCCCTCACGGGCGGCCTGCGGGTGCTCTACCTCGCGGCCCCGTCCCCGGCGCTGCCCGCCGAAGCCGCGAACGTCGCCCACGCCTACGCGCTCGGCCACCTGACACCGTTCACCGACGCGGGTGGTGCCGGGGTCAGCCCGTTCGGCTGGTGGCAGCTCTCGGCCTACACGATGGTCTCGGACGCGTTCGGCCGCTCGGCCACGGCGCTGGCGGCGGTCCGCGAGACGATGCTCGTCGCCGCGGTGGCCGGTGCCGTCCTGCTGTGGGTCCTGGCGCGCCGTCTCGGTCTGACGCGGTGGGCGTCGGCGGCCGCGGTGCTGCTGCTCGCGGCGTCCCCGCTGGCGCTGGGCCTGCAGCGGCTGGTCGTCGTCGAGCACCTGGCGGTGGTGTGGGCCCTGGGCGCGCTGGTGCTGCTCACCCGGCCCGACGCCCGGATCCGGCACGACGTCCTGGCCGCGGGGTGCCTGCTGGTGGCGGTGCTCACCTCGCCGCTCGCACTGTTCTTCCTGCCCGCGGCCGGCTGGCTGCTGGTGCGGCGCGCGCCCGTGCGGGCCGCGCTGGTGGCGGTGCTGCTCAACCTCGGGCTGGGCATCGCGTTCGGCCCGGCGGCCGGGATCCTCCGCCCGCACCTCGCGACCGCGGGCCGTCCGTCGGCCGCCGACTGGGTCGCGCTCGACCCGGCGTGGGCGGTGCTCTCGACCGTCGCGCTGGTGGCCGCGCTGGCCGTGACGTCCCTGCGGCCGTTCGCGGTGTCCGGCCTGCTGCTCGCCGCCACCCTGGCCGTCCCGGGCGTGCCGCACACCGCCGTGCTCGCCCTCCTGCTGCCGGTGACCCCGCTGCTGCTGGCCGGGGTCGTGCAGGCCGTGACCCGGCAGCGCACCCCGGCCCACCGCTGGGAGGCGGGCCGCCGGCGCGGGACCGGCGCCGCGCTCGCCGCCGCCGTCGTCGTGGCGGTGGTCGCCGCCGGCTGGGTGTACGGCTACCCGGCCCTGCGGCCCTCGACCGATCGGGGCGGGCCCCTGTCCGACGCGCAGGAATGGGTGCAGGCCAACGCTTCCGGCTCCCGCGTGCTCGTGGACGACGCCGCCTGGGCCGAGCTCGCCAAGGCCGGCTGGCCGACCGGCATGCTCGTCGCGCCCGCCGCGTGCGCGGTCACCTGCCCGCCCGCCGAGTGGGCCGTCTTCACCGCCGATGCGACCGGCCTCCGCCACCGCTATCCGGCCCTCGAAGCCGCCTTCGAGGACGCCGGCGCCGCAGCGGTGTTCGGCACCGGCGATCGCCGGGTCACCGTTTCGCGCCTCGGCCTGCCCCCGGCCGACCCGGCCGCGGGTTCGGAGTCGTCGGCGCGTGCGCACGCCGGCGAGGCCCTCCAGGCGTCGACCCGCATCACCTTCACCCCGGACGCCGCCGCCGTGCTCCGCGCGGGCCGCGCCGACCCCCGGCTGATCGCGACGATCGCCGCGCTCGCGGCCCTGCAGCCGGTCCGGGTCGCGGCGTTCCCCGAAGTCCCCGGCGAAGACCCGGCCGGGCAACCACGCCGCCGCGTCCTGCTGACCGGCGGCGAAGACGGCGCGGCCGCGTTCTACACCGGCCAGCGCGACCTGTTCCGCCCCGCGTCGGTCGTCCGGACCGGCGGCGGCGTGCTCGTCACCTACCCGCTGTTCGCGCCCCCGGGACTGCTCATCCCGTTCTCCTCCCGCTGA
- a CDS encoding DUF4397 domain-containing protein, whose protein sequence is MRTLPQLLLRPGGLTAAALLLVALTPVTAEAATAPGPGVGWIRVGHLSPKVPPVDISFAPFGQAEKVVIRKAGYGAVTPYSSLDPGKYTLSMRPADAPAGTPPALSATIEVAERSAYSLLVFANGPDGTLNGDLVTDDLSAPAAGKGRVRVVEGSAAIAPVSVAGPTGVSITKDATYGQTSSYVDVPEGRWPLQLTGGTVQSTAEVDVRAGTSTTLLITENSGALKATPISDGASLPEPPKLGVETGGGGTAPPSGVPLWPAVAAVALLAALVAGRRFVRAR, encoded by the coding sequence ATGCGCACTCTCCCCCAGCTGCTGCTCAGACCCGGCGGGCTGACCGCCGCAGCCCTCCTGCTCGTCGCGCTGACGCCGGTGACGGCCGAAGCGGCGACCGCTCCCGGCCCGGGCGTCGGCTGGATCCGGGTCGGTCACCTCTCCCCCAAGGTGCCGCCGGTGGACATCTCCTTCGCGCCGTTCGGCCAGGCCGAGAAAGTGGTCATCCGCAAGGCCGGCTACGGCGCGGTCACCCCGTACTCCTCGCTCGACCCCGGCAAGTACACGCTCTCGATGCGGCCCGCCGACGCCCCGGCCGGTACCCCGCCGGCGCTGTCGGCGACGATCGAGGTCGCCGAGCGCAGCGCCTACTCGCTGCTGGTCTTCGCGAACGGCCCGGACGGCACGCTCAACGGCGACCTGGTCACCGACGACCTCTCCGCGCCCGCCGCCGGCAAGGGCCGGGTCCGGGTCGTCGAAGGGTCGGCGGCGATCGCGCCGGTCAGCGTCGCGGGCCCGACGGGGGTGTCGATCACCAAGGACGCGACCTACGGCCAGACGTCGTCCTATGTGGACGTTCCGGAAGGGCGCTGGCCGCTGCAGCTCACCGGGGGCACGGTGCAGTCCACCGCCGAGGTCGACGTCAGGGCCGGGACATCGACGACGCTGTTGATCACCGAGAACTCCGGTGCGCTCAAGGCGACCCCGATCTCCGACGGCGCGTCGCTGCCCGAACCGCCGAAGCTCGGCGTCGAAACCGGCGGCGGCGGTACGGCACCGCCGTCCGGCGTGCCGCTCTGGCCGGCGGTCGCAGCGGTCGCCCTGCTGGCCGCGCTCGTGGCCGGACGCCGGTTCGTCCGTGCGCGCTGA
- a CDS encoding class F sortase, producing MRADLGALLVAVLVAAGCSAAPARPAAPPPSPVSTRPVAGGPLPLPAADVRPVRLRIPAIGVDAPALVPLGLDAGHQLEAPARFEDVGWYAAGPVPGDPGPAVLAAHVDSRSGPAPFFRLRDLRDGDQVFVARSDGQETRFVVDTVQRYPKNAFPTDAVYGPAPGSALRLITCGGSFDPAKRSYRDNIVVYASTRWG from the coding sequence GTGCGCGCTGACCTCGGCGCGCTGCTCGTCGCGGTCCTGGTGGCCGCGGGCTGCTCGGCGGCTCCGGCGCGGCCCGCGGCTCCGCCCCCGTCGCCGGTCTCGACGAGGCCGGTCGCCGGCGGGCCGCTGCCGCTGCCCGCCGCCGACGTCCGTCCGGTACGGCTGCGGATCCCGGCCATCGGCGTGGATGCGCCCGCGCTCGTCCCGCTCGGGCTGGACGCCGGCCACCAGCTCGAAGCACCCGCGCGGTTCGAAGACGTCGGCTGGTACGCCGCCGGCCCGGTGCCGGGAGATCCCGGGCCGGCGGTGCTCGCCGCGCACGTCGACTCCCGGTCCGGGCCGGCCCCGTTCTTCCGGCTGCGCGACCTGCGCGACGGCGACCAAGTGTTCGTCGCGCGCTCCGACGGCCAGGAGACCCGGTTCGTCGTGGACACCGTCCAGCGCTACCCGAAGAACGCCTTCCCGACCGACGCGGTGTACGGGCCCGCGCCGGGCAGCGCACTCCGGCTCATCACCTGCGGCGGCAGCTTCGACCCGGCGAAACGGTCCTATCGCGACAACATCGTCGTCTACGCCTCGACCCGCTGGGGTTAG
- a CDS encoding LLM class flavin-dependent oxidoreductase: MSIRLHWFLPTSGDGRTIVERFHANRSPGPSAQREPDLDYLAQVARAAERQGFEGVLTPTGTWCEDAWLTTAALIRETTRLKFLVAFRPGVISPTLAAQMAGTFQRLSGGRVLLNIVTGGDAVEQRRFGDWHDHDARYARTDEFLTIVRGVWSGQPFTFEGEHLRVEGATTLAAPDPVPPIYFGGSSPAALPVAARHADVYLTWGEPPAQVAEKIGKVRELAGDRPVRFGVRLHTISRDTSAEAWAEAQKLLDALSPEQVAKAQAQLAASESVGQQRMVALHGGRTGGGVRGLEIHPNLWAGVGLVRGGAGTALVGSHREVADLIEEYHSIGVTEFVLSGYPHLEEAYWFGDGVRPELARRGLIKEF; encoded by the coding sequence ATGAGCATCAGGCTGCACTGGTTCCTGCCCACCAGCGGCGACGGCCGCACGATCGTGGAACGGTTCCACGCCAACCGGTCCCCAGGCCCGTCGGCCCAGCGCGAACCCGACCTGGACTACCTCGCCCAGGTCGCCCGCGCCGCCGAGCGGCAGGGTTTCGAAGGTGTCCTGACCCCGACCGGCACGTGGTGCGAGGACGCGTGGCTGACCACGGCCGCGCTGATCCGCGAGACGACCCGGCTGAAGTTCCTGGTCGCGTTCCGCCCCGGCGTCATCTCGCCGACGCTCGCCGCGCAGATGGCCGGCACCTTCCAGCGCCTGTCGGGCGGCCGCGTGCTGCTCAACATCGTCACCGGCGGCGACGCCGTGGAGCAACGGCGCTTCGGCGACTGGCACGACCACGACGCCCGGTACGCGCGCACGGACGAATTCCTCACCATCGTCCGCGGCGTCTGGTCCGGGCAGCCGTTCACCTTCGAAGGCGAGCACCTGCGGGTCGAAGGCGCGACGACGCTGGCCGCGCCGGACCCGGTGCCGCCGATCTACTTCGGCGGGTCGTCGCCGGCCGCCCTGCCGGTCGCGGCGCGGCACGCCGACGTCTACCTGACCTGGGGCGAGCCGCCCGCGCAGGTGGCGGAGAAGATCGGCAAGGTCCGCGAGCTGGCCGGCGACCGGCCCGTCCGGTTCGGCGTCCGGCTGCACACGATCTCGCGCGACACGTCGGCCGAAGCGTGGGCGGAGGCGCAGAAACTCCTCGACGCGCTGAGCCCGGAGCAGGTCGCCAAGGCGCAGGCGCAGCTCGCGGCGAGCGAGTCGGTCGGGCAGCAGCGGATGGTCGCCCTGCACGGCGGCCGCACCGGCGGCGGCGTCCGCGGGCTGGAGATCCACCCGAACCTGTGGGCCGGCGTGGGCCTGGTGCGCGGCGGCGCGGGCACCGCGCTGGTGGGCAGTCACCGCGAGGTCGCGGACCTGATCGAGGAGTACCACTCGATCGGCGTCACCGAGTTCGTGCTGTCGGGCTACCCGCACCTGGAGGAGGCGTACTGGTTCGGCGACGGCGTCCGGCCCGAGCTGGCCCGCCGCGGCCTGATCAAGGAGTTCTAA
- a CDS encoding ABC transporter substrate-binding protein codes for MQWRNGIAVVAAAFLLAGCGSATGSDPGPAAVPGPVSAADLAKVTLKVGDQKGGVKALLTAANLLEGTPYRIEWSTFTSGPPLLEAASAGAIDIGRVGNTPPIFAAAAKAKIAVVSVARSNVERETILVPPDSPLIDVASLKGKTVGVAKGSSAHGQLLNTLHNNGLSTKDIKVSFLQPAEAYAAFTQHTIDAWAIWDPYTAQAQIEAKARVLADGRGASNGLAFETASTTALADPGKNAAIRDLVVRVVKAQKWADTHRPEWAAAWARETGLKLEVARKAVDAGRDQPIALDDSVVRSEQQLADAFTDEKTLPGKVDFAAFADRRFASDLDQARSNG; via the coding sequence ATGCAGTGGCGTAACGGAATCGCGGTCGTCGCGGCGGCCTTCCTGCTGGCCGGGTGCGGCTCGGCGACGGGCTCGGACCCGGGACCGGCCGCCGTGCCGGGTCCGGTGAGCGCGGCCGACCTGGCGAAGGTGACGCTCAAGGTCGGCGACCAGAAGGGCGGCGTGAAGGCGCTGCTCACCGCGGCGAACCTGCTCGAGGGCACGCCGTACAGGATCGAATGGTCCACGTTCACCTCGGGGCCACCGCTGCTCGAAGCGGCCTCGGCAGGCGCGATCGACATCGGCCGCGTCGGCAACACACCGCCGATCTTCGCGGCCGCGGCGAAGGCCAAGATCGCGGTCGTCAGCGTCGCGCGCAGCAACGTCGAGCGGGAGACCATCCTCGTCCCGCCGGATTCGCCGCTGATCGACGTCGCTTCGCTCAAAGGCAAGACGGTCGGGGTCGCGAAGGGCAGCTCCGCGCACGGCCAGCTGCTGAACACACTGCACAACAACGGGCTGTCCACCAAGGACATCAAGGTGAGCTTCCTGCAGCCGGCCGAGGCCTACGCGGCGTTCACCCAGCACACGATCGACGCGTGGGCGATCTGGGACCCCTACACCGCGCAGGCCCAGATCGAGGCCAAGGCCCGGGTGCTCGCCGACGGCCGGGGCGCGTCCAACGGCCTGGCCTTCGAAACCGCGAGCACCACGGCACTGGCCGACCCCGGCAAGAACGCGGCGATCCGCGACCTCGTGGTCCGGGTGGTCAAGGCCCAGAAGTGGGCCGACACCCACCGCCCGGAGTGGGCGGCGGCCTGGGCCAGGGAAACCGGGCTCAAGCTCGAAGTGGCCCGGAAGGCCGTGGACGCGGGCCGCGACCAGCCGATCGCGCTGGACGACTCGGTCGTGCGGTCCGAGCAACAGCTCGCGGACGCCTTCACCGACGAGAAGACTCTGCCGGGCAAGGTGGACTTCGCCGCGTTCGCCGACCGGCGGTTCGCCTCCGACCTGGACCAGGCGAGGAGCAACGGATGA
- a CDS encoding ABC transporter ATP-binding protein gives MANPVAEVRNLTKRFGERTILSGLDVTVERGEFVALLGRSGSGKSTLLRVLAGLDDDVDGRADVTGTVSVAFQQPRLLPWRKVWRNVVLGLRQDGVSKSRNRALAEKALGEVHLADHADDWPLTLSGGEAQRVSLARALVREPGLLLLDEPFGALDALTRIAMHGLVQDLWQRHRPGVLLVTHDVDEALRLAGRVLVLDGGRIVAEHRPREADHDDLRRRVLADLGVTEDAVA, from the coding sequence GTGGCGAACCCGGTAGCCGAGGTCCGGAACCTCACCAAGCGCTTCGGCGAGCGGACCATCCTCAGTGGACTGGACGTGACCGTCGAGCGCGGCGAGTTCGTCGCCCTGCTCGGCCGCAGCGGCTCAGGCAAGTCGACGCTCCTGCGCGTGCTTGCCGGCCTCGACGACGACGTGGACGGCCGCGCGGACGTCACCGGCACCGTCTCCGTCGCCTTCCAGCAGCCCCGGCTGCTGCCGTGGCGGAAGGTCTGGCGCAACGTGGTCCTCGGCCTGCGCCAGGACGGCGTCTCGAAGTCCCGCAACCGCGCGCTGGCCGAGAAGGCGCTCGGCGAGGTCCACTTGGCCGACCACGCCGACGACTGGCCGCTCACGTTGTCCGGCGGCGAAGCCCAGCGCGTGTCGCTGGCCCGCGCCCTGGTGCGCGAGCCCGGCCTGCTGCTGCTGGACGAGCCGTTCGGGGCGCTCGACGCGCTCACGCGCATCGCGATGCACGGGCTGGTCCAGGACCTCTGGCAGCGCCACCGGCCGGGTGTGCTGCTGGTGACCCACGACGTCGACGAGGCCCTGCGGCTCGCCGGCCGGGTCCTGGTGCTCGACGGCGGCCGGATCGTGGCCGAGCACCGGCCGCGCGAAGCCGACCACGACGACCTCCGCCGGCGCGTGCTGGCGGACCTGGGAGTGACCGAAGATGCAGTGGCGTAA
- a CDS encoding ABC transporter permease, protein MSISTTGVLPRARKRAEEPPRRTVRRLDLRRWISPVVLVAAWQIASATGVLPPDKLSSPWTVVQAGVEVARSGELGTAFAVSLGRVGAGFAIGAVVGVLLGIVSGLSRWGEALVDPPVQMLRTLPFLGLIPLFILWFGIGEETKIVLVALGVAFPLYLNVHSGIHSADPNLVEASRALGFSRAERLWHVVLPGALPQALVGLRQSLGLAWLALIVGETVNADAGVGYLITNAREFLRTDVVVVGLVLYALLGLVTDALVRLLERKVLRWRTR, encoded by the coding sequence GTGTCGATTTCCACCACGGGCGTGCTTCCGCGCGCCCGGAAACGCGCCGAGGAGCCGCCGCGCCGGACCGTGCGCCGCCTCGACCTGCGGCGCTGGATCAGCCCGGTGGTGCTCGTCGCCGCCTGGCAGATCGCCAGTGCCACCGGTGTCCTGCCGCCCGACAAGCTCAGTTCACCGTGGACGGTGGTGCAGGCCGGCGTCGAAGTCGCGCGCAGCGGCGAACTCGGGACTGCGTTCGCGGTGTCGCTCGGCCGCGTCGGCGCCGGGTTCGCGATCGGCGCCGTCGTCGGCGTGCTGCTGGGCATCGTCTCCGGGCTTTCCCGCTGGGGCGAAGCGCTGGTCGACCCGCCCGTGCAGATGCTGCGCACGCTGCCGTTCCTCGGCCTGATCCCGTTGTTCATCCTCTGGTTCGGCATCGGCGAGGAAACCAAGATCGTGCTGGTCGCGCTCGGTGTGGCCTTCCCGCTCTACCTGAACGTCCACTCGGGAATCCACAGTGCCGACCCGAATCTCGTCGAAGCCTCGCGGGCTCTGGGATTCAGCCGCGCGGAACGGCTTTGGCACGTCGTCCTCCCCGGCGCGCTGCCGCAGGCGCTCGTCGGGCTCCGGCAGTCGCTCGGCCTCGCCTGGCTGGCGCTGATCGTCGGCGAGACGGTCAACGCGGACGCGGGCGTCGGCTACCTCATCACCAACGCACGCGAGTTCCTGCGCACCGACGTCGTGGTCGTCGGCCTCGTCCTGTACGCCCTGCTCGGCCTGGTCACCGACGCACTGGTCCGGCTGCTCGAACGGAAGGTGCTGCGGTGGCGAACCCGGTAG
- a CDS encoding MBL fold metallo-hydrolase, which yields MADRLYFRQLLAGRDFAVGDPVATQMVNFAYLIGDRDTKEAVIVDPAYAVQDLLDVLVADGMRLTGVLATHHHPDHVGGEMLGFSLPGIAELLAIQPVPIHVNGAETEWVRRVTGVEHTDLRAHDHDDVLEVGSVPIRMLHTPGHTPGSQCFLVGDKLVSGDTLFLEGCGRTDFPGGDAEEIYRSLQALAGLPGDPVVYPGHQYSAEPSAALSDVKRTNFVYRPRSLDEWKVMFGG from the coding sequence ATGGCAGATCGGCTCTACTTCCGGCAGCTGCTCGCCGGGCGGGACTTCGCCGTCGGCGACCCGGTCGCGACGCAGATGGTGAACTTCGCCTACCTCATCGGCGACCGGGACACCAAGGAAGCGGTGATCGTCGACCCGGCCTACGCCGTGCAGGACCTGCTCGACGTCCTCGTGGCCGACGGCATGCGGCTCACCGGCGTGCTCGCCACCCACCACCACCCCGATCACGTCGGCGGGGAGATGCTCGGCTTCTCACTGCCCGGGATCGCCGAACTGCTCGCGATCCAGCCGGTGCCGATCCACGTCAACGGTGCCGAGACCGAGTGGGTCCGCCGCGTGACCGGGGTCGAGCACACCGACCTGCGCGCGCACGACCACGACGACGTCCTCGAGGTCGGGTCCGTCCCGATCCGGATGCTGCACACCCCCGGCCACACGCCCGGCAGCCAGTGCTTCCTCGTCGGGGACAAGCTCGTCTCCGGCGACACGCTCTTCCTCGAAGGCTGTGGCCGCACCGACTTCCCCGGCGGCGACGCCGAGGAGATCTACCGCAGCCTGCAGGCGCTCGCCGGCCTGCCCGGCGACCCCGTCGTGTACCCCGGGCACCAGTACTCGGCCGAACCGTCGGCCGCGCTGTCCGACGTCAAGCGCACCAACTTCGTCTACCGGCCGCGGTCGCTCGACGAGTGGAAGGTCATGTTCGGCGGCTGA
- a CDS encoding TetR/AcrR family transcriptional regulator → MADHLPHLLRSDARDNRERILDAARAVFAADGLDVPMREIARRAGVGPATLYRRFPTKEVLVTAAFTDQMRACYAIVDEGLADPDPWHGFALVVERLCELHARDRGFTTAFTSAFPHAIDFTADRERALRSIAELIRRAQEAGHVRPDVVLDDVILVLMANSGIQASSPAARVLASRRFSALALRGLRA, encoded by the coding sequence GTGGCCGATCATTTGCCTCACCTGCTGCGCTCCGACGCCCGCGACAACCGCGAACGCATCCTCGACGCGGCCCGTGCGGTGTTCGCCGCCGACGGCCTGGACGTGCCGATGCGGGAGATCGCCCGGCGCGCCGGGGTCGGGCCGGCCACCCTGTACCGCCGGTTCCCGACCAAGGAAGTACTGGTCACCGCGGCGTTCACCGACCAGATGCGGGCGTGCTACGCCATCGTCGACGAGGGGCTCGCCGACCCGGATCCGTGGCACGGCTTCGCCCTGGTGGTCGAGCGGCTTTGCGAGCTGCACGCCCGCGACCGGGGCTTCACCACGGCCTTCACCTCGGCGTTCCCGCACGCGATCGACTTCACCGCGGACCGCGAACGGGCGTTGCGGTCCATCGCGGAGCTGATCCGCCGTGCGCAGGAGGCCGGGCACGTGCGCCCCGACGTCGTCCTGGACGACGTGATCCTGGTCCTCATGGCCAACAGCGGCATCCAGGCGTCCTCACCGGCGGCGCGGGTTCTCGCTTCACGGCGCTTCTCCGCGCTCGCTCTCCGGGGACTGCGAGCCTGA